A genomic window from Trueperella bialowiezensis includes:
- a CDS encoding SprT-like domain-containing protein translates to MNLSDAAVLVRDLMDAQGLTDWALVFDRAKRRAGRTRFAAREISLSREFIELFTAEQVRKLALHEIAHALVGPSHGHDSTWRSTCLSIGGDGRTKLDPAMPVPRGVWHGVCPSGHEVWRHRRPSHPSSCAVCNPDFAEANRFTWHNIRTGEVLV, encoded by the coding sequence GTGAATCTTAGTGACGCCGCCGTGCTTGTGCGGGATCTGATGGACGCCCAGGGTCTTACCGACTGGGCGCTCGTCTTCGACCGCGCGAAACGACGCGCCGGGCGCACGAGGTTCGCGGCGAGGGAGATTTCGCTCTCGCGCGAATTCATCGAGCTTTTTACGGCCGAGCAGGTGCGCAAGCTTGCCCTGCACGAAATTGCGCACGCGCTCGTTGGCCCTAGTCACGGGCATGATTCCACGTGGAGGTCGACGTGCCTGTCCATCGGCGGCGACGGGCGCACCAAACTCGATCCCGCCATGCCCGTACCGCGAGGAGTCTGGCACGGGGTCTGTCCGTCGGGGCACGAGGTGTGGCGGCATCGGCGCCCCTCCCACCCGAGCTCGTGCGCGGTCTGCAACCCCGATTTTGCCGAAGCAAACCGGTTCACGTGGCACAACATCCGCACCGGGGAGGTGCTCGTATGA